A section of the Anabaena cylindrica PCC 7122 genome encodes:
- a CDS encoding O-antigen ligase family protein, with protein sequence MLGASLNKAFYHPNSSLQPAWNCLQFGLLVFPLNPFLGAVTISLAALITWAKQYRTISRRPLHRGFAVLSLLLLITTGFASHQMEAFLGLFNLLPYFFVFAGLTALIQTAAQLRQISWIMVFGSLPVVMIGFGQLFFGWTFNLQFLWVLLDITISPGGVPLGRMSSVLMHANTLAAYLVTIFILGLGLWLENYQKLKVKNPPLKVSYRPIIFLTVAVFANFMALVLTNSRNGWLIAVFACVAYSFYQGWRLLVAGFLSMATSILLAAFAPLAIAQFFRRFVPYFIWARVNDDMYPDRPVAMMRKTQWEFAWNLTQQHPLTGSGLRSFSGLYKAEMQIDINHPHNLFLMLSAETGLITTLLFCSLLAWILIAAMQLLWNSKYIQLENRLIFFSYIITFIGWILFNTVDVTTFDIRLSTLFWVFLAALCGVIYQLAGVRSSEFGVRSSE encoded by the coding sequence ATGTTGGGAGCCAGCTTGAACAAGGCTTTTTACCATCCCAACTCTAGTTTGCAACCCGCTTGGAACTGTCTTCAATTTGGGTTGCTTGTCTTTCCTCTCAATCCCTTTTTGGGGGCTGTAACTATATCTTTGGCCGCATTAATAACGTGGGCTAAACAATACCGCACAATTAGCCGTCGTCCCCTGCACCGAGGATTTGCAGTTTTAAGTTTATTGTTGTTGATAACTACCGGGTTTGCTTCTCACCAAATGGAAGCTTTCCTGGGGTTATTTAACTTATTACCCTATTTTTTCGTGTTTGCGGGATTAACTGCCCTGATTCAAACAGCTGCCCAATTACGGCAAATCTCTTGGATTATGGTATTTGGTTCTTTACCTGTGGTGATGATCGGTTTTGGGCAATTATTTTTTGGCTGGACTTTCAATTTACAGTTTTTGTGGGTTCTCTTAGATATCACAATTTCCCCTGGTGGAGTACCATTAGGCCGTATGTCTTCTGTGCTAATGCACGCTAATACCTTAGCCGCTTATTTGGTGACTATCTTCATTTTGGGTTTAGGGTTATGGCTAGAAAATTATCAAAAACTCAAAGTCAAAAATCCGCCCTTAAAAGTCTCTTATCGTCCCATTATCTTCTTAACGGTGGCTGTGTTTGCCAATTTTATGGCTTTAGTTTTAACTAACTCGCGGAATGGGTGGTTAATAGCCGTTTTTGCCTGTGTAGCTTATTCTTTCTATCAAGGTTGGCGACTTCTCGTGGCTGGTTTCCTGAGTATGGCCACTAGTATTCTTTTAGCAGCTTTTGCACCTTTAGCGATCGCACAATTTTTCCGTCGTTTTGTTCCCTATTTTATCTGGGCCCGTGTCAATGATGATATGTATCCCGACAGACCAGTAGCCATGATGCGAAAAACCCAGTGGGAATTTGCCTGGAATTTAACTCAACAACATCCTTTGACTGGTTCAGGTTTACGCAGTTTTAGCGGACTCTACAAAGCTGAAATGCAAATTGATATCAATCATCCCCACAATTTATTTCTCATGTTATCTGCGGAAACAGGTTTGATTACTACTTTATTATTTTGTAGTTTACTCGCTTGGATTTTAATTGCAGCCATGCAACTTTTGTGGAATTCAAAATATATACAACTAGAAAACAGATTAATTTTCTTTAGTTATATCATCACCTTTATCGGCTGGATATTATTTAATACTGTCGATGTCACAACTTTTGATATCCGCTTAAGTACTCTATTTTGGGTATTTTTAGCCGCCCTCTGTGGAGTAATATATCAATTAGCAGGAGTTCGGAGTTCGGAGTTCGGAGTTCGGAGTTCGGAGTAA
- a CDS encoding YaaW family protein, whose amino-acid sequence MDELRTVLELATEEELQDLTAILFSRKFNPLDYVHTPEPIKVQSQDRQAWLNALEDRFRFLGADGMTVLRGHTCQVTYRQVLIQVCKYLKISYYHNLATVDLEAEVFLHLLGKVWKKLPAQEKQKLTERLQSHLLKSDIKQPLPLYLQKDPLGLIFKGGSALAVTSVLQPFVLKQIARQFATHFATYQVAKEAAITGTQVASKQFQSYVTVKMAQRGMTMSAARYGAVRSMFALIGPMMWGWFLADLGWRAIATNYGRIIPTIFTLAQIRLTRAECWEPA is encoded by the coding sequence TTGGATGAATTAAGGACTGTACTGGAGTTAGCTACCGAAGAAGAACTGCAAGACTTAACAGCTATTCTGTTTAGTCGCAAGTTTAATCCCCTAGATTATGTTCACACACCTGAACCGATTAAAGTACAAAGCCAAGATCGTCAAGCTTGGCTAAATGCACTAGAAGATCGTTTTCGTTTTCTAGGGGCTGATGGGATGACTGTATTACGCGGACACACCTGTCAAGTCACATATCGACAAGTCTTAATTCAAGTATGCAAGTATTTGAAAATTTCTTATTATCACAATTTAGCAACTGTTGATTTAGAAGCAGAAGTTTTTTTGCATCTTTTAGGAAAGGTGTGGAAAAAGCTGCCAGCACAAGAGAAACAAAAATTGACCGAAAGATTACAAAGCCACTTGCTGAAATCCGATATTAAACAACCATTACCCCTATATTTACAAAAAGATCCTTTAGGATTAATTTTCAAAGGTGGTAGTGCTTTGGCTGTAACTTCAGTTCTGCAACCATTTGTGCTTAAACAGATTGCCCGTCAATTTGCTACCCACTTTGCTACCTATCAAGTTGCTAAGGAAGCAGCAATCACAGGCACACAGGTGGCAAGCAAACAGTTCCAAAGCTATGTAACTGTAAAAATGGCACAACGAGGGATGACGATGAGTGCTGCCCGTTATGGTGCGGTTCGCAGTATGTTTGCCTTGATTGGACCGATGATGTGGGGTTGGTTTTTAGCGGATTTGGGTTGGAGAGCGATCGCTACTAATTACGGTCGCATTATTCCGACTATCTTCACCCTAGCGCAAATTCGTCTCACCCGTGCAGAATGTTGGGAGCCAGCTTGA
- a CDS encoding methyltransferase domain-containing protein — MTNDTIAYTSDYFQTVAFDTDYQTLALSIVEIYNPKTVVEFGCGPGHLSRELAKLGVQVTSVDGYSQPDFAGLPVEFYPLNLNDPTAIANLFQDKHFDLAISLEVAEHLQPESSPIVINWLTKVAPVVVFSAAVPSQGGHGHINLHPRDYWHSLFTQSNFVICDRIREKLRAHSSVAPWYRYNVVDYVHVNHPQVPQLTEVIQRLIASESAAATAYYEESTKLYLLEQKTGICN, encoded by the coding sequence ATGACTAATGACACTATTGCTTACACTTCAGATTATTTCCAGACCGTAGCTTTTGATACTGATTACCAAACTTTAGCTTTATCTATTGTGGAGATTTATAATCCGAAAACAGTAGTAGAATTTGGTTGTGGGCCTGGTCATCTCAGTAGAGAACTAGCAAAACTAGGGGTACAGGTTACATCTGTTGATGGTTATTCCCAACCTGATTTTGCCGGATTACCAGTAGAATTTTATCCTCTCAACTTGAATGATCCTACAGCGATCGCTAACCTTTTTCAAGATAAACATTTTGATCTAGCTATATCCTTAGAGGTAGCTGAACACTTACAACCAGAAAGTTCACCTATTGTTATAAATTGGTTAACTAAAGTCGCACCAGTGGTCGTATTTTCCGCAGCCGTTCCCAGTCAAGGTGGACACGGACATATTAATTTACACCCTCGTGATTACTGGCACAGTTTATTTACGCAATCTAACTTTGTGATTTGCGATCGCATCCGTGAGAAATTACGCGCTCATTCTAGCGTTGCACCTTGGTATCGCTACAATGTTGTAGATTATGTTCATGTTAACCACCCCCAAGTTCCCCAACTAACTGAAGTTATTCAACGCTTAATTGCCTCTGAATCGGCGGCAGCTACCGCTTATTACGAAGAATCAACAAAGCTTTATCTTCTAGAACAAAAAACCGGAATTTGTAACTAA
- a CDS encoding S66 peptidase family protein, whose protein sequence is MSNIQKCKSAILPQPLKPGDLLRVIAPSGALREFEAFNKSVEIWRCLSHGYRVEISPNIDHRHGYLAGTDAHRRQQLAAAWNDPECRGIICARGGFGSTRILEDWNWQQNIADPKWLIGFSDITALLWSLYNAGISGVHGAVMTTLVNEPEWSRQRLFDIVAGRAIAPLKGKGWGGGTVTGVLLPGNLTVATHLLGTPLLPNLDGVILAFEDVTEPPYRIDRMLTQWRLSGVLSKVRGIALGGFTKCDAPPHIPSLSIEEVLRERLGDLGIPIVSDLPFGHDSPNAALPVGVEVTLDAQEGILHHSP, encoded by the coding sequence ATGTCCAACATCCAAAAGTGCAAATCTGCTATCTTACCTCAACCCCTGAAACCTGGTGATTTATTGCGTGTAATTGCCCCTAGTGGTGCATTGCGAGAATTTGAGGCTTTTAATAAAAGTGTGGAAATTTGGCGATGCCTTTCCCATGGCTACCGAGTCGAAATTAGCCCTAACATAGATCATAGACATGGTTATCTTGCCGGTACAGATGCCCACCGTCGTCAACAATTAGCAGCAGCATGGAATGATCCGGAATGTCGGGGTATTATCTGCGCTAGAGGTGGTTTTGGTAGTACCCGCATTTTAGAAGATTGGAACTGGCAACAAAATATAGCAGATCCCAAATGGTTGATAGGCTTTTCTGATATCACAGCCCTGTTGTGGAGTCTCTATAACGCCGGAATTTCGGGTGTTCATGGTGCTGTCATGACTACCCTCGTCAATGAGCCAGAATGGTCAAGACAGAGGCTATTTGACATAGTAGCAGGTCGTGCGATCGCACCATTAAAGGGTAAAGGCTGGGGTGGTGGTACAGTGACAGGTGTGTTACTTCCTGGTAATCTGACAGTTGCTACCCATCTTTTAGGGACACCGCTTTTACCTAACCTTGATGGTGTGATATTGGCGTTTGAAGATGTGACAGAACCACCCTATCGGATTGATAGGATGTTAACTCAATGGCGATTAAGTGGAGTTTTATCTAAAGTTCGTGGTATTGCTTTAGGAGGGTTTACCAAGTGTGACGCACCACCTCATATACCTAGTTTGAGTATAGAAGAAGTTTTGAGGGAACGGTTAGGTGACTTAGGTATTCCCATAGTTTCTGATTTACCCTTTGGTCATGATAGTCCTAATGCAGCTTTACCTGTAGGGGTGGAAGTAACTTTAGATGCACAAGAAGGAATATTGCATCACAGTCCATAG
- a CDS encoding glycosyltransferase family 2 protein: MSPINFDIQPEVSIILCTYNRAKYLNQCIDSVIHQTFPNWELLVVDDGSNDHTFELVNLYLQKTQNIRYLKHKNRKLAYAKNVGIQASFSPYITFLDSDDTYAPNHIESRLNYLKSHSEIDLLQGGFFSKEEILVADYYEAGKTINLKKCVLGPTFFGKRKVFFELGGFDNIAYGEDTDFWERAEKIFKTQTITKPETYIYTRAETSITKSVLEKISSSD; this comes from the coding sequence ATGAGTCCTATTAATTTTGATATCCAACCAGAAGTTAGCATCATTTTATGTACATACAATCGCGCCAAATATTTAAATCAATGTATTGATAGTGTTATTCATCAAACTTTTCCAAATTGGGAATTGTTAGTAGTTGATGATGGTAGTAATGATCATACTTTTGAACTTGTCAATCTGTATTTACAAAAAACTCAAAACATCCGTTATTTGAAACACAAAAACCGCAAATTAGCTTATGCTAAAAATGTGGGTATTCAAGCTTCATTTAGCCCATATATCACATTTTTAGATAGTGACGACACCTATGCACCTAATCATATAGAATCTCGTCTTAATTATCTAAAATCACATTCTGAAATTGATTTACTACAAGGTGGATTTTTCTCTAAAGAAGAGATTTTAGTAGCTGATTATTATGAAGCGGGGAAAACCATTAATTTAAAAAAATGTGTTTTAGGTCCCACATTTTTTGGTAAACGTAAAGTATTTTTTGAATTAGGGGGATTTGATAATATAGCTTACGGTGAGGATACAGATTTTTGGGAACGAGCAGAAAAAATATTCAAAACCCAAACAATTACAAAACCGGAAACCTATATTTACACAAGGGCAGAAACAAGTATTACTAAGAGTGTTTTAGAGAAGATTTCTTCATCAGATTAA
- a CDS encoding beta-1,6-N-acetylglucosaminyltransferase, with protein sequence MHKKEYCITVHRYIFINNHAYLSVKMTISIGFILLTHRKPQQIHRLIAHLNKMFNYPRIVCHHDFSKSDLSVDTISKNVSFVRPHLQTQWGDFSIVEATVQAIKLMYESANSPDWFILLSGSDYPIKTAKEILGNLTSSKYDAHIHHEQIIYKVYQQNVKMSLIWQILAYQRYCSYELFSVPLIKNLKIRLEHPLLTKPFLPFSEELRCFAGGQWFSANQRAAEYIINFHSQKTALASHYRHRMFADESYFQTILANAPHLNLKNDDYRYVDWSTQGAHPKIMVMEDLPNLLTSSCHFARKFDLDVDSNILEQLDTITLA encoded by the coding sequence ATGCACAAGAAGGAATATTGCATCACAGTCCATAGATACATCTTCATCAACAATCATGCATATTTATCAGTCAAGATGACCATATCCATAGGTTTCATTTTACTTACCCACAGGAAACCCCAGCAAATTCACAGACTCATAGCTCATTTGAACAAAATGTTCAATTATCCGCGAATTGTCTGCCATCATGATTTTTCCAAATCTGATTTGTCTGTGGATACTATATCGAAAAATGTCTCCTTTGTCCGCCCTCATCTACAAACCCAATGGGGTGATTTTTCCATAGTAGAAGCTACGGTACAGGCAATTAAACTCATGTATGAGTCGGCAAATTCTCCTGATTGGTTTATATTGCTTAGTGGCTCAGATTATCCCATTAAAACTGCGAAGGAAATCTTAGGCAATTTAACCTCAAGTAAATATGATGCTCATATACACCATGAACAAATTATATATAAAGTTTATCAGCAAAATGTCAAAATGAGTCTGATATGGCAGATACTAGCCTATCAACGATATTGTAGTTACGAATTATTTTCAGTTCCTTTGATAAAAAATCTCAAAATTCGTCTGGAACATCCATTATTAACTAAACCCTTTCTTCCCTTTTCCGAGGAACTTCGCTGCTTTGCTGGAGGTCAATGGTTTTCTGCTAACCAGCGAGCAGCAGAGTATATTATTAACTTCCACAGTCAAAAAACAGCCTTAGCATCACACTATCGTCATCGAATGTTTGCGGACGAATCATATTTTCAAACTATCTTGGCTAATGCACCGCACCTTAACTTAAAAAATGATGATTACCGCTATGTAGACTGGTCAACACAAGGCGCTCATCCTAAAATAATGGTTATGGAAGATTTGCCCAATCTTCTTACCTCTTCATGTCATTTTGCCCGAAAATTTGACCTAGATGTAGATAGCAATATTCTTGAACAGCTTGACACCATTACCTTAGCATGA
- a CDS encoding ABC transporter substrate-binding protein, whose protein sequence is MKINISFSKIRSYFYLIVGIVLSLSLLFLSSCQTTLNKDNNVIHLTLWQSINPPTNRDVFEKLVEKFNHKHSDIQVESVYAEGLPKILTAVVGNAAPDILSFYPQLTGQFVELGAIVPLEKWFDQLSFKSEVIPNTLEELKLDGHLWSIPLYTSNMAIFYRPKLFEAAEIKSLPKTWEELREVAKKLTIDKSGDKQPEQHGILLPLGKGEWTVFSWFPFLLSAGGEIVTNGYPNLTNTGAITALKFWEDLIKDGSAILSGPERGYEEDDFLAGRVAMQITGPWTYITKSKVDYKLFPIPTNVEKATVIGGGNLYVMKTKPEREKAALKFLEFVVSEEFQTEWAVGTGFLPVNLKSAQSPAYQQYLNSKPWLKVFAEQTSVARARPIIAGYNRLSDSLGRAIESTLLGKSSAEQALKEAQERLEVIWKSN, encoded by the coding sequence ATGAAAATTAATATTTCCTTCTCCAAAATTAGAAGTTATTTTTACCTAATTGTCGGAATTGTTCTCAGTTTATCTCTATTATTTTTATCGAGTTGTCAGACTACATTAAACAAAGATAATAACGTAATTCATCTGACACTATGGCAATCAATTAATCCACCTACAAACCGGGATGTTTTTGAGAAACTGGTAGAAAAATTTAATCACAAGCATAGTGATATTCAAGTAGAGTCTGTTTATGCAGAAGGATTACCGAAGATATTAACGGCTGTTGTTGGTAATGCCGCTCCAGATATTCTGTCATTTTATCCTCAACTTACAGGTCAGTTTGTAGAACTGGGAGCAATTGTTCCTTTAGAAAAATGGTTTGACCAATTATCATTTAAGTCAGAAGTTATTCCCAACACATTGGAGGAATTAAAATTAGATGGTCACTTGTGGTCAATTCCTCTTTATACAAGTAATATGGCTATTTTTTATCGTCCTAAACTTTTTGAAGCTGCGGAAATAAAATCACTGCCGAAAACTTGGGAAGAACTGCGGGAAGTTGCCAAAAAATTGACTATAGATAAAAGTGGTGACAAGCAACCAGAACAACATGGAATATTACTACCTTTAGGAAAGGGAGAATGGACTGTTTTTAGTTGGTTTCCATTTTTATTAAGTGCTGGAGGTGAAATAGTCACTAATGGCTATCCCAATTTAACTAATACCGGCGCTATTACAGCTTTAAAATTCTGGGAAGACTTAATTAAAGATGGTTCAGCAATTCTTTCTGGTCCAGAACGGGGTTATGAAGAGGATGATTTTCTTGCCGGTCGTGTGGCAATGCAAATAACTGGACCTTGGACTTATATTACTAAATCTAAAGTGGATTACAAACTATTTCCCATACCTACTAATGTTGAGAAAGCGACAGTGATAGGTGGTGGAAATCTTTATGTGATGAAAACTAAGCCGGAAAGAGAGAAGGCGGCGCTGAAGTTTTTAGAATTTGTGGTAAGTGAAGAATTCCAAACAGAATGGGCTGTGGGTACTGGTTTTTTACCTGTTAATCTCAAGTCTGCTCAAAGTCCAGCTTATCAACAATATCTCAATTCTAAACCTTGGTTAAAAGTTTTTGCAGAACAAACGTCTGTGGCACGCGCTCGACCAATTATTGCTGGATACAATCGTTTATCGGATAGTCTTGGTCGAGCAATTGAGTCCACATTACTAGGTAAATCTTCTGCTGAACAAGCACTCAAAGAGGCTCAAGAGCGTTTAGAAGTAATTTGGAAGAGTAATTAA
- the recR gene encoding recombination mediator RecR yields the protein MQRLPGVGPKSAQRLALHILKRPETEVEALAQAMIDAKKQIGLCQVCYHLSSEPVCEICRNPNRDNKIICVVADSRDVIALEKTREYKGKYHVLGGVISPMDGIGPEQLTVQPLVRRVSQQKPQEVIMAISPSVEGETTTLYIGQLLKPFTKVTRIAFGLPVGGDLEYADEVTLARALEGRRELD from the coding sequence CTGCAACGCCTTCCCGGAGTTGGCCCCAAATCTGCCCAGCGTCTAGCGTTGCATATTTTGAAACGTCCAGAGACAGAAGTAGAAGCCTTAGCACAGGCCATGATTGATGCAAAAAAACAAATAGGTTTGTGTCAAGTCTGCTATCACCTCTCATCTGAACCTGTATGTGAAATTTGTCGCAACCCCAACCGAGATAATAAAATTATCTGTGTAGTTGCAGATTCCCGTGATGTAATTGCACTAGAAAAAACCCGCGAATATAAAGGCAAGTATCACGTTTTAGGTGGGGTAATTTCCCCAATGGACGGTATTGGCCCGGAACAGTTGACAGTCCAACCTTTAGTGCGGAGAGTTAGTCAACAAAAGCCGCAAGAAGTAATTATGGCAATTAGTCCCAGTGTGGAAGGGGAAACAACAACATTATATATAGGTCAGCTACTCAAACCATTTACCAAAGTCACTCGTATTGCCTTTGGTCTACCGGTGGGTGGTGATTTAGAATATGCTGATGAGGTGACACTGGCTAGAGCTTTAGAAGGTCGGCGAGAATTAGATTAG
- a CDS encoding class I SAM-dependent methyltransferase — protein sequence MIKTYVSNAFLKIEDSHLYAIFAWSQRTAEIINSKSWLTVLEIFVHEHCLEKAYQIFQQIKLASVPEKLIADLDQYQYLIPNAIIFLADGKITIFGKGFRSFIEKEMLFELGDISQETYQVLPELFFNNQLKDDLESIESIENIEAFRHLVEHLEKLGLLSPATNSIDWGDLKKAVPICQAFGLTRGTPVDRYYLSKYLEEIQTQISGNILEIGGIPKDKDFYEVNPGTSYQIMNIEPGPGIDIVGDAHDTSLIQPESFDSIVIFNVLEHCYAPWQIVENIYTWLKPGGKCFAMVPSAIRLHATPMDYWRPLPDAFAWMFRNFSQQKLYVYGNPTSVIASYHGIAVEELTSEELDAFHPDYPVATCIVAEK from the coding sequence ATGATTAAGACTTATGTAAGCAATGCTTTCTTAAAAATCGAAGATTCTCATCTGTATGCAATTTTTGCTTGGAGTCAGCGCACAGCAGAAATTATTAATTCCAAATCGTGGTTAACAGTACTGGAAATATTCGTTCATGAACATTGTCTAGAAAAAGCCTACCAAATATTTCAACAAATTAAATTAGCTTCGGTTCCAGAAAAATTAATTGCAGATCTAGACCAATATCAATATTTAATTCCCAATGCCATAATATTTTTAGCAGATGGCAAAATCACAATTTTTGGTAAAGGTTTTCGGAGCTTTATTGAAAAAGAAATGTTATTTGAACTCGGTGACATCAGCCAAGAAACTTACCAAGTATTGCCAGAATTATTTTTTAATAATCAATTAAAAGATGATTTAGAATCTATTGAATCTATTGAAAATATAGAAGCATTCCGCCATTTAGTAGAACATCTAGAAAAACTTGGTTTGCTATCTCCTGCTACAAATTCTATAGATTGGGGAGATTTAAAAAAGGCTGTTCCTATTTGTCAGGCCTTTGGTTTAACCAGAGGTACGCCTGTAGATAGATACTATCTCAGCAAATATCTAGAAGAGATTCAAACGCAAATTTCTGGGAATATCCTAGAAATAGGAGGAATACCAAAAGATAAAGACTTCTATGAAGTCAATCCTGGTACATCCTATCAAATTATGAATATAGAACCAGGTCCAGGAATAGATATAGTTGGTGATGCTCATGATACATCTTTAATTCAACCTGAATCCTTTGATTCAATTGTAATTTTTAACGTTCTCGAACATTGTTATGCACCTTGGCAAATAGTAGAAAATATCTATACTTGGCTGAAACCTGGTGGCAAGTGTTTTGCAATGGTTCCCAGTGCTATTAGACTTCATGCTACACCAATGGACTATTGGCGACCTTTACCTGATGCCTTTGCATGGATGTTTAGAAACTTCTCTCAGCAAAAGTTGTATGTCTATGGTAATCCTACCAGTGTCATAGCTAGTTATCATGGTATTGCTGTAGAAGAACTAACATCTGAAGAACTAGATGCATTTCATCCAGATTATCCCGTCGCTACCTGTATCGTTGCTGAGAAATAA
- a CDS encoding HAD-IIB family hydrolase produces the protein MSNSQGLYILLVSVHGLIRGHNLELGRDADTGGQTKYAVELATTLAKNPQVERVDLVTRLVNDPKVSPDYAQPIEILSDKAQIIRLACGPRRYLRKEVLWQHLDTFADELLRHIRKVGRIPNVIHTHYADAGYVGSRVAGWLGTPLVHTGHSLGRVKQQKLLEQGTKQEVIEDHFHISTRIEAEEITLGGAALVIASTNQEVEQQYSVYDRYQPERMVVIPPGVDLDRFYLPGDDWHNPPIQKELDRFLKDPQKPIIMAISRPAIRKNVSSLIKAYGEDPELRKLANLVIVLGKRDDIMTMESGPRQVFIEILQLIDRYDLYGHIAYPKHHNADDVPDLYRLTARTQGVFINPALTEPFGLTLIEASACGVPIIATADGGPRDILAACENGLLIDPLNIQEIQNALRKALTDKEQWQNWSSNGLVNVRKYFSWNSHVEKYLEKIHLFPQRRIQSLLSPLPASPATDHPEWNVPDTNRLPTADRFLVCEIDNTLLGDKEALEKLIQRIRNEGHTTGVGIATGRTLESTLSMLEEWRFPMPDLLITSAGSEIYYGPQIVTDTSWQKHIGYQWQAEAIRAAMKNIPGVELQPEEAQRKFKVSYFVDEAKAPNFREIIRHLRRHQLPVKGIYSHNMYLDLVPIRASKGDAIRYVALKWGLPVQRFLVAGASGNDETMLGGNTLGVVVGNYSQEIEKLRGYPQIYFAQGNYAWGILEALDYYDFFGNLSQKQPEMVTV, from the coding sequence CTAGAATTAGGAAGAGATGCCGACACTGGTGGACAAACAAAATATGCAGTCGAACTTGCCACCACATTAGCCAAAAATCCTCAAGTAGAAAGAGTGGATTTAGTTACTCGGTTGGTGAATGATCCAAAAGTTAGTCCTGACTATGCTCAACCAATAGAAATTCTCTCAGATAAAGCTCAGATCATTCGTCTTGCTTGCGGGCCACGTCGCTATCTCCGCAAAGAAGTTCTCTGGCAGCATTTAGATACCTTTGCAGATGAATTGCTCAGACACATTCGTAAAGTTGGCAGAATACCAAATGTAATTCATACACACTACGCTGATGCAGGATATGTTGGCAGTCGGGTTGCAGGTTGGTTAGGAACACCTCTTGTACATACTGGTCACTCCCTGGGACGGGTTAAACAGCAAAAATTATTGGAACAGGGAACTAAACAGGAAGTGATTGAAGATCATTTTCATATTAGTACAAGAATTGAAGCAGAAGAAATTACACTTGGTGGTGCAGCTTTAGTTATAGCCAGCACTAATCAAGAAGTTGAGCAGCAGTATAGTGTGTACGATCGCTATCAACCAGAAAGAATGGTGGTGATTCCTCCTGGTGTAGACTTGGATCGATTTTACCTACCTGGAGATGATTGGCACAATCCACCGATTCAAAAAGAATTGGATCGATTTCTCAAAGATCCGCAAAAGCCAATCATCATGGCAATTTCCCGTCCAGCTATTCGTAAAAACGTCAGTAGTCTGATTAAGGCTTATGGTGAAGATCCTGAGTTGCGGAAACTGGCAAACCTAGTCATAGTCCTGGGCAAGCGGGACGACATCATGACGATGGAATCGGGGCCACGTCAGGTATTTATAGAGATATTGCAATTAATAGATCGCTACGACCTCTACGGTCACATTGCTTATCCTAAACACCATAATGCTGACGATGTGCCAGATTTATATCGGCTGACAGCTAGAACACAAGGGGTATTCATTAATCCTGCCTTGACAGAACCATTTGGACTTACCTTAATTGAAGCGAGTGCTTGCGGTGTACCTATTATTGCCACTGCTGACGGTGGCCCACGGGATATTTTGGCAGCTTGTGAGAATGGATTGCTAATTGATCCCTTAAATATTCAAGAAATACAAAATGCTCTCCGCAAAGCCTTAACAGATAAGGAACAATGGCAAAACTGGTCTAGCAATGGTTTAGTTAATGTTCGCAAATATTTCTCCTGGAATAGTCATGTAGAGAAATATTTAGAGAAAATACACCTATTTCCCCAACGACGAATTCAATCTCTACTTAGTCCTTTGCCGGCATCTCCTGCGACTGATCATCCAGAGTGGAATGTGCCAGATACCAACCGTTTACCTACCGCTGATCGTTTCCTAGTTTGTGAAATTGATAATACGCTGCTGGGTGACAAAGAAGCCCTAGAAAAATTGATTCAGCGCATTCGTAACGAAGGACATACAACTGGGGTTGGTATTGCCACAGGTCGCACTCTAGAAAGTACTTTGAGTATGTTGGAAGAATGGCGATTCCCGATGCCAGATTTGTTAATTACATCAGCAGGTAGTGAAATTTACTACGGGCCGCAGATAGTTACAGATACAAGTTGGCAAAAACACATTGGTTACCAATGGCAAGCTGAAGCAATTCGGGCAGCAATGAAGAATATTCCCGGTGTAGAATTGCAACCAGAAGAAGCTCAACGCAAGTTTAAGGTTAGCTATTTTGTTGATGAAGCTAAAGCGCCTAACTTCCGAGAAATTATCCGCCATTTGCGTCGTCATCAACTACCTGTAAAAGGGATTTACAGCCACAATATGTATTTGGATTTAGTTCCTATCCGGGCTTCTAAGGGCGATGCAATTCGCTATGTGGCTTTGAAATGGGGTTTACCTGTTCAACGTTTCCTGGTAGCAGGGGCATCAGGTAATGATGAAACCATGCTTGGTGGTAACACTTTAGGGGTTGTGGTGGGGAATTACAGCCAAGAAATTGAAAAGCTGCGGGGTTATCCACAGATTTATTTTGCTCAAGGTAATTATGCCTGGGGTATTTTGGAAGCCTTGGATTATTACGACTTTTTTGGTAATCTGTCTCAAAAACAGCCAGAAATGGTGACGGTTTAG